From one Paenibacillus sp. FSL K6-1330 genomic stretch:
- a CDS encoding RNA polymerase sigma factor, translating to MGQAVLVFFLYYPKFFFEKSAGAAFKADVYVFGKEGRVIDAETLITRILQGDQEAFRELVNDYSQHVFHTAYSVLRDAKEAEDASQEVFIQVYKALPQYRSEGFKTWITRITLNKAIDMKRKLSRKPPEQLHGEHDEVLDKLPSRDEDVVSLLVQKERREELREKIKQLPDNHRAIITAFYLEEKNYEQIAAEMDVTVKTVESKLYRARQWIRKSWKEEEWK from the coding sequence ATGGGACAGGCTGTATTGGTCTTTTTTTTATATTATCCAAAATTTTTTTTCGAAAAAAGTGCAGGGGCAGCTTTCAAAGCTGACGTCTATGTATTTGGGAAGGAGGGGAGAGTTATTGATGCTGAAACGTTAATCACGCGCATCCTACAAGGGGATCAAGAAGCCTTTCGGGAACTGGTGAACGACTACAGCCAGCACGTGTTCCATACGGCATACTCGGTCCTGCGGGATGCCAAGGAAGCGGAAGATGCGTCGCAGGAAGTGTTTATTCAAGTATACAAAGCTCTCCCCCAGTACCGATCTGAAGGGTTTAAAACCTGGATTACACGCATCACGCTAAATAAAGCGATTGATATGAAGAGGAAGCTTTCCCGTAAACCGCCGGAGCAGCTGCACGGCGAACATGATGAAGTGCTGGATAAACTTCCTTCCCGGGACGAAGACGTGGTTTCTCTGCTCGTACAGAAGGAGAGAAGAGAGGAACTTCGAGAGAAAATTAAACAATTGCCGGACAATCACCGCGCCATTATAACGGCTTTTTATTTGGAAGAGAAAAACTACGAACAAATCGCAGCCGAGATGGATGTCACGGTCAAGACGGTGGAATCGAAATTATACCGGGCCAGACAATGGATTCGGAAATCGTGGAAGGAGGAGGAATGGAAATGA
- a CDS encoding HAD family hydrolase produces the protein MRYKAIIFDLDNTLLDYSQSERTCMQQALEHYRLHEELTWEEFWSTFGPINFNYWMNRIQNNHDIRQVLEHSFTDTFLRLKREFRQFREISETYWGLFCSSNHMEPNADLILEHLHGDVTLGVISNGIGEAQRKRLTTGGLFHYFDSFIISDEVKCWKPDPQIFELALQELEVGPDEVLYIGDSLTDDYEGATRAGIDFCYYNRRGGVLSDHHRPAYTIRDLLEIKDLA, from the coding sequence ATGAGATACAAGGCCATTATTTTTGATCTGGATAACACGTTATTAGATTATAGTCAGAGTGAAAGGACATGTATGCAGCAGGCCCTGGAGCACTACCGGCTGCATGAGGAACTGACGTGGGAGGAATTCTGGAGCACGTTTGGACCGATTAATTTTAATTATTGGATGAACCGAATTCAGAACAATCACGATATCAGGCAGGTGCTGGAGCATTCCTTCACGGACACATTCCTGAGGTTGAAGCGGGAATTTCGTCAGTTCCGGGAGATCTCAGAAACCTACTGGGGGTTGTTTTGCAGTTCCAACCATATGGAGCCGAATGCCGATCTTATTTTAGAACACCTGCATGGCGATGTTACGCTAGGGGTGATATCTAACGGCATTGGCGAAGCACAGCGTAAACGCCTGACAACAGGAGGATTGTTTCATTATTTTGACTCCTTTATCATTTCGGATGAGGTGAAGTGCTGGAAGCCGGACCCGCAGATCTTTGAACTCGCTTTGCAGGAATTGGAGGTGGGTCCAGACGAAGTGCTGTATATAGGGGATTCGCTTACGGATGATTATGAAGGAGCAACGAGAGCCGGAATTGATTTTTGTTATTATAATCGCCGGGGGGGCGTTTTAAGTGATCATCATCGACCTGCTTATACGATCAGGGATCTCCTGGAAATCAAGGATCTGGCTTAG
- a CDS encoding CD3324 family protein, whose product MKYINADIILPEELLKEVQKYVQGGMVYIPKPEGLRKKWGENSGSRVYLKKRNLEIRQLFASGATIDQLSSQFCLSCDSIKKIVYTKNK is encoded by the coding sequence ATGAAATATATAAACGCGGATATTATCCTTCCAGAGGAATTGTTGAAGGAAGTACAGAAATATGTACAGGGCGGGATGGTGTACATCCCTAAACCTGAAGGATTGCGCAAGAAATGGGGAGAAAACTCGGGCAGCCGGGTGTATTTGAAAAAAAGAAACCTGGAAATCCGGCAGTTGTTTGCGTCGGGCGCTACGATTGATCAGCTTTCTTCTCAATTTTGTTTATCCTGCGATTCCATCAAGAAAATCGTATATACCAAAAACAAGTAA
- a CDS encoding HAD family hydrolase: MRYNHILFDLDGTLTDPREGITKAVKYALGKHGINVSDLSELECFIGPPLQASFIEKYHFSEAKAWEAVLSYREYYKDTGLYENEVYGGIRELLDLLLSQGRRLYVATSKPTDFAETVLEHFQLSAYFSMVCGSELDGTRSAKTEIIQHVLNTCRIQTPGAVMIGDRKHDLIGARNCGIHSIAAGYGYGSEEELAACQPTYCFNTVEEMFRSFASLAV; encoded by the coding sequence ATGAGATACAATCATATTCTATTTGATTTGGATGGCACTTTGACGGATCCGCGTGAAGGCATTACGAAAGCCGTGAAGTACGCACTCGGTAAACATGGGATTAATGTAAGTGATCTTTCCGAGCTGGAATGTTTTATCGGTCCCCCGCTCCAGGCGTCCTTCATCGAGAAATATCATTTTAGTGAAGCCAAGGCATGGGAAGCCGTTCTTAGCTACCGTGAATATTACAAGGACACCGGCCTTTATGAGAATGAGGTGTATGGCGGCATACGCGAATTATTGGATTTGCTGTTATCCCAAGGGCGCCGCTTGTATGTCGCTACCTCCAAACCTACGGATTTTGCCGAAACGGTTCTAGAGCATTTTCAGCTATCCGCTTATTTTTCCATGGTGTGTGGAAGCGAGTTGGACGGCACCCGGTCCGCCAAGACCGAAATCATTCAACATGTTCTGAATACGTGCCGTATTCAGACGCCTGGAGCCGTTATGATTGGAGACCGGAAGCATGATCTGATTGGAGCCCGGAACTGCGGGATACACAGCATCGCTGCAGGCTATGGTTATGGTTCCGAGGAAGAGCTGGCGGCATGCCAGCCAACCTATTGTTTCAACACCGTGGAGGAGATGTTTCGGTCGTTTGCCAGCTTGGCGGTTTGA
- a CDS encoding phosphotransferase — MNDFFQFATEEQRCALLARAKRVAISALQQYNLRWVEIEFIGISDTITYQVRTNLNETYLLRIHSDRRSCNEIDLELQFLDALITAGIKVPSGITTPNGLRLLKIGTEHRFRSPYVTVMKWVDGVHAHERLTEDQAYQVGVLIARLHEVALGFESSSDSRRPIWGMNSYREALVKLERYAGTFLSEVSWSLYQLAAEKVLSQLDQMKTDDWNYGLIHADLHLGNVVFEGGLPHPIDFGRCGYGFFLYDLAAVMLSLVPNQRFKVLQGYESVRKLGSDYIQSLECFFIMIMMENYSHHASNPREIESLKSEQIYALAYIREYLSGRSFLLNVVEPLEIDEVQISS; from the coding sequence ATGAATGATTTTTTTCAATTTGCAACAGAAGAACAACGGTGTGCCCTGCTCGCTAGAGCCAAGAGGGTTGCGATATCGGCACTTCAGCAATATAACCTGAGATGGGTTGAGATTGAGTTTATCGGTATTTCGGACACAATTACATATCAAGTTAGGACAAATTTAAATGAAACATACTTATTGAGAATTCATTCGGATCGACGGTCCTGTAATGAAATAGACCTGGAGCTTCAATTCCTGGATGCCCTTATTACCGCAGGTATCAAAGTGCCGTCAGGTATAACCACTCCAAATGGATTAAGATTGTTGAAAATCGGTACGGAGCATAGATTCAGATCTCCTTATGTCACCGTGATGAAATGGGTGGATGGTGTGCATGCCCATGAAAGACTTACAGAAGATCAAGCATATCAGGTAGGTGTCTTGATAGCCAGACTACATGAAGTGGCACTCGGCTTCGAAAGTTCTTCTGATTCCCGGAGACCCATATGGGGGATGAACAGCTATAGAGAAGCACTCGTCAAGTTGGAGCGATATGCAGGAACTTTTTTGTCAGAAGTCTCGTGGTCACTGTATCAACTCGCAGCTGAAAAGGTTTTATCCCAGCTTGATCAGATGAAGACTGATGATTGGAATTATGGCCTCATTCATGCCGATTTACATCTGGGGAATGTGGTGTTTGAAGGTGGCCTTCCTCACCCGATTGATTTCGGTAGGTGTGGCTACGGTTTTTTTCTTTACGATCTGGCAGCGGTCATGTTGTCACTTGTTCCGAACCAACGATTTAAAGTGCTTCAAGGATATGAAAGCGTGCGGAAGTTGGGCTCGGATTATATTCAGTCACTGGAGTGCTTTTTCATCATGATTATGATGGAGAACTACAGCCACCATGCCTCCAACCCAAGAGAGATAGAAAGTCTAAAGAGTGAGCAAATCTATGCGCTAGCCTATATCCGTGAATATTTGAGCGGGCGTTCGTTTCTGCTGAATGTGGTGGAGCCATTAGAAATAGATGAGGTGCAAATCTCTAGTTGA
- a CDS encoding DnaD domain-containing protein, with amino-acid sequence MDHDGNVDTDVNGWTAGAAAGMSQGMAIIPYALLRHYRSLGLSDREAMLVIHLIGYQQVEFKTFPSLEELAEVTGAPTGFIATSLQRLMKVGLIGIDEYVDETQGIHYERYNLHGLYEKLASCLAEEHKEKTPDGTKFASPLLNARPATDKSTASGNPVSEKEERNLFTIFEKEFGRPLSPMELETISGWVDADRYPDELILLALKEAVFAGKLHFRYIDRILLEWSRNRVRTAQDAKAYTQKFRNIGR; translated from the coding sequence ATGGACCACGACGGTAACGTGGACACGGATGTGAATGGCTGGACGGCCGGCGCCGCTGCCGGCATGAGCCAAGGAATGGCGATCATTCCTTACGCCTTGCTCCGGCATTACCGGTCACTTGGGTTAAGCGACCGTGAAGCCATGCTGGTGATCCATTTGATTGGTTATCAGCAGGTGGAGTTCAAGACGTTTCCTTCGCTGGAGGAACTTGCGGAAGTGACGGGGGCTCCCACCGGATTCATCGCTACCAGCTTGCAGCGCTTGATGAAGGTAGGGCTGATTGGAATTGATGAGTATGTGGACGAAACACAGGGGATTCATTACGAGCGCTACAATCTCCACGGATTGTATGAGAAGCTCGCTTCGTGTCTGGCTGAAGAGCACAAGGAAAAGACCCCTGATGGAACCAAGTTTGCGTCTCCGCTGTTGAATGCCCGTCCTGCTACCGACAAATCAACTGCATCGGGGAATCCCGTTTCTGAGAAGGAAGAGCGGAATTTGTTCACCATTTTCGAAAAAGAGTTTGGCCGTCCGTTATCGCCCATGGAGCTGGAAACGATCTCCGGCTGGGTTGATGCGGATCGCTATCCGGACGAGTTGATCCTCTTGGCTCTGAAAGAAGCGGTGTTTGCGGGCAAACTGCATTTCCGCTACATTGACCGGATCCTGCTTGAATGGAGCCGCAATCGGGTGCGTACCGCACAGGATGCCAAGGCCTATACGCAGAAATTCAGAAATATCGGAAGATAG